A genomic stretch from Leptospira licerasiae serovar Varillal str. VAR 010 includes:
- a CDS encoding ABC transporter permease subunit, which translates to MLEEAKRFLIFAVFLSAISVFFSQLRSLNKEFLEADSGIQVQDSAEKSTNTDFAEKYLQFWKGLVSFDLGETELGDPVLSHILSRFWPTLHLAGFAVLTGSFFSVFLALVSLLPRFGFLGEIFGFISQLILSTPVFVVSVFLLVFFFLILGWLPPGGYEPGNTAYVILPGVALGSRVFARLFIFAHQLAGTEKKSAYTNVLKARGYSENRILFRHILLKVSPVLLILILLDLSSLLSGAIVVEEIFFFPGIGKSMYHAIRTMDSALLSALLFYSGTIFYILTRVSERIRDSLLGWEAGTA; encoded by the coding sequence TTGTTAGAAGAAGCGAAACGCTTTTTGATCTTTGCGGTTTTTCTTTCCGCGATTTCAGTATTTTTTTCTCAGCTTAGATCTCTAAATAAGGAATTTTTAGAGGCAGATTCAGGTATCCAAGTCCAGGATTCCGCGGAAAAATCAACTAACACGGATTTTGCGGAAAAGTATCTGCAATTTTGGAAAGGTCTGGTAAGTTTCGATCTAGGAGAAACTGAATTGGGAGATCCTGTTCTTTCTCATATTCTTTCTAGATTTTGGCCTACATTACATTTGGCAGGGTTCGCAGTTTTAACAGGCTCATTCTTTTCCGTTTTTTTGGCTCTAGTTTCTTTACTTCCTCGTTTTGGTTTCTTGGGAGAAATTTTCGGATTTATCAGCCAACTCATCTTATCAACTCCCGTATTCGTAGTCTCCGTTTTTCTACTAGTATTTTTCTTTTTGATACTGGGTTGGCTTCCTCCCGGAGGCTATGAGCCTGGAAATACTGCGTATGTGATCTTGCCCGGAGTCGCGTTAGGTTCTAGAGTGTTTGCTCGGCTGTTTATTTTTGCTCACCAATTGGCGGGAACAGAAAAAAAGTCCGCTTATACAAATGTTCTTAAGGCGAGAGGATATTCGGAAAATAGAATATTATTTCGGCATATCCTGCTGAAAGTTTCTCCCGTACTTCTTATCTTAATATTATTGGATCTGAGTTCTTTATTATCCGGCGCTATCGTAGTAGAAGAAATATTCTTTTTCCCTGGGATAGGGAAATCCATGTATCACGCGATACGGACTATGGATTCTGCATTACTTTCCGCACTTTTGTTTTATAGCGGCACAATATTCTATATCCTGACTAGAGTTTCAGAAAGAATAAGAGACAGCCTTCTGGGTTGGGAGGCCGGCACAGCTTGA
- a CDS encoding ABC transporter permease subunit, whose translation MKTLNLLRYGTIFLYLVLVILGIVFKSAPTELNLKESFLPPSFDFPFGKDRLGRDVFSMFAYGSLATFLFAFPARVLTLVAASLIGLASYTSPFFKKNVFSPLSSVFVSLPSLLLALLVVQVFGAGPIPLFLAIVLGDWAQAYETVRAKIDEVSTSGYALAASCFGASKSYVFRAHLLPQAFQILRVLLFTGLPAVVMTLAIFGFLGISAGGEVFGPGLGEQIAFSKDYAQNAPWSLVFPTLGILGLVMAVGGKRS comes from the coding sequence TTGAAAACTCTAAACCTGCTTCGTTATGGCACAATCTTTCTATATCTAGTTTTGGTAATATTGGGGATAGTATTCAAATCCGCGCCTACTGAATTGAATTTAAAGGAATCTTTTCTCCCTCCATCCTTTGATTTTCCATTCGGTAAGGATAGATTAGGAAGAGATGTTTTCTCCATGTTTGCGTATGGGAGTTTGGCAACGTTCTTATTTGCATTTCCGGCAAGAGTTCTTACATTAGTTGCGGCTTCCTTGATCGGTTTGGCGTCTTATACTAGTCCATTCTTTAAAAAGAATGTATTCTCTCCCTTGTCTTCCGTGTTTGTTTCTCTTCCTTCTTTACTATTGGCTTTGCTTGTAGTCCAAGTTTTCGGAGCCGGGCCGATCCCTTTGTTTTTAGCGATCGTACTTGGAGATTGGGCGCAAGCTTACGAAACAGTTCGGGCTAAGATAGACGAGGTAAGCACAAGCGGATATGCATTAGCCGCTTCTTGTTTTGGAGCAAGCAAGTCTTATGTTTTTAGGGCACATCTTCTTCCGCAGGCATTTCAAATATTGAGAGTGCTTTTGTTTACGGGACTTCCTGCCGTGGTGATGACTCTTGCAATATTCGGATTTTTAGGAATTTCGGCAGGGGGAGAAGTATTCGGACCAGGCCTCGGAGAACAAATTGCGTTTTCTAAAGATTATGCACAGAATGCTCCTTGGTCTTTGGTGTTTCCTACACTGGGAATTTTGGGATTAGTAATGGCTGTAGGGGGAAAACGTTCTTGA